The genome window cagcttccattgttgatgatataataagcgattactttatacttttccaagaaattaccccaccgactaatataaatacaaatcctgaagtggacttcctactgtcgaggcaatttgcaatatcagcatctgaatatcctatcacttcaagctgatctgatctcctgtatgtgagcatataatctttctgttaggatcaagagcactaagagggcgtgaattagtacagcggaaatctttcaacgataaaaaacgttccaacgataaaaacgatttcggtgtgaaaggcgATTCTAAGatgactttaacttaagatcaaacgagatgatgttaaagtcaatctatgaaggcagtttgcagttatgatgaaaaccagaatataaacgcaaactgaaatacgacgttcgtacgaaaaaactgatttatgtctaaatgctgattcgtaaatcacttgattaggcgagatgcagtttaagtaaggatataaaggcagtttgcagttatgatagaaatcaaaacgtaaacgcaaactgaaatatgatgatcgtacgaaaaaacagatttacgtctaaatgctgattcggaaagtgcaaagcttgaaacccgatcgtatatgcgcagaaagcagtaagctttagaggaggtttgcagtaaagataatatgcttaaagtaaatgcaaaccgagatttagagtggttcggtcaatcttgacctactccacttttggcttcctccaccgacgaggtcaccgacgtcaactagaggccttccttcaataggcgaagtccaaccacccttttacagtttcactccttttgatgggcttaggagacaacccttacagaattttctctcctctctttacaactcagaacttggaagaaaagagggagaaaaacttttggcctttataacaattttgagctctaagaatcatataaaaagatcaagatttcggtgtaagttcatgccctttcagtgctgaaggggtggggtatttataggccccaacccagttcaaatttggagctcaaaactgtcaattcccgaaattccgggatcaggcagttgcacctcctgactggagcggttgcacggcctggcagagctcgaagactgagcctctgggcgatgccacctcctatcaggggcggttgcacctcctgccagagctcgaagaccgagctcaggcggttgcacctcctgactgaggcggttgcaccgcctagcagagctcgaacaccgagctcaagcgatgccacctcctatcaagggaggttgcaccgcccagtctcgctcggagactgagcccaggcggtgtcacctcctggctggagcagttgcacctcccagtctcgctcggaaactgagctcaggcggtgcaacctcctgccttgggcggttcaaccgcctggtagaaatcagggtccgaatgggttgttccattcggcccaatttgggtttttcaagggcccaattgtcccaagattaagttaatgggatcacctcccatttccaacttaatcattgtgctaactacgatattccctaagacatttactgcaacttgctccggtgcgtcaatcgcttcttccggcgagcttccggcgaacttccgtcgatcatccgatgaaccctcggtgatgctcctgcggacttccggcaaactcctagacttgcgacgatccacttggcgagttccgacgagcttctttggcaagcttatggacttctcggatctattcctgcaaaacctccgacgactgtccgaacttccgtcgaactctcgaactcccaatgtgatcattgtcttgactccgacgcaactcctgctgtatgtcttacttttatcgtagttaatcctgcacacttaaaacaaaacttcgatagagacaattaatcctaagtaattaaccaagttgtccggcatgtcattggtccctcgacgcttcgtctgattcttcgacgcatcgtcctctcctgcagcctattgcccaatcagccagttgactccgcaactccgatatccttggcacaatacctgctcttcttggcccgatgcccgagtccacggcccgaagcccgagtccacggcccgaagccttctgtcgatacgtcgaccgatccaccggcctgacgtccaatcttctaacatgttcctcacaacatgattttcctgttttaattgtttcatcctaatcgaagcatcatgcgtcactcaaaacacagattaaatcataaacatatatcaagtggtttcatcatcaaaatacgagattcaacaatttcgtcTTTTgcagatatcttattactttctttgttactttccaatgttccattcctgggttgctttggtatcttcccaatattgcaactacaaaactgatgtttggtcttgtacaggtttgagcatataatagacttccaactacacacccataaggaatattctttatttgattcttttctaagtcatttcttgggcactggttttaACTGAATTATTCACCTCTAGCaataggtacatcattggctgagcaaagctgtatattaaatctctccaagatacaatCAATATATCATTTCTGAGATAAtcataataatccttgagatctatccctgaatatctcaatgctaataacataggctgcctcattcatatcaaccatcttaaagttcttgttgagaaatatcttggttttatgtaataaaccaagatcactactggcaagtaaaatatcacccACATAtaaaaccaatataataaacttgctcccacttaccttcaggtatatacactgatcaatagtattttccttaaatttgaaggaagtaatggtattataaaattttatataccattgtctggaagcttatTTAAGgctataaatggatttcttaagtttacaagcccaattttcttttctcttttccatgaatccttcaggttgttccatatagatttcctcatccagatccccattcaAAAATGCTGTTTTCATGTCTATCTGATGCAACTCaatatcataatgagctactaatatcatgatgattcttaatgagtcctttcttgaaactggagaaaaagtctcattatagtcgatgccttccttttgagaaaaacctttggccataagtctggctttatatcgttcgatattacccgttgagtcacgttttatcttaaagacccatttataaccaactcttttacaatcattgggcaattcaacgagatctcAAACACCATTCTGgactattgattttaactcttctttcattgcatcatatcatttttcagaatcattactttttaTGGCTTATGAAAACGATAAGGGTcctctttttattcttatatcataatatgattcttgtagatataccacataatcatcagaaataacatgtttcctttttctttgagatattctcaaatctgtcaattgtgattgttctacaagatcatcagcgatGACATCAACATTATGTGAGActtcttcgatgttattttattgttcaccctcatcaatactctcattgatttgagaaataataatttctcgaataggggatgatatgggagaattaacttgaatctcctcgatatcaaaattaatctttcgagatttttcactcccattgatttcaccattttctaggaattttgcattaccagattctactattctcatactatgattagggcaataaaatctgtatcccttggatttttctggataactattaaaatatcctgaaatagttcttggatcctatttcttttcatatggattgaatactcttatctctgtagacacccccaaatatgtaaatgtcttagactgggcttcctatcagtccataactcaaatggagtcgataaaactaatttactagGAACCATGTTCAAAATGTACAtagttgtcctaagagcttcaccccacatcgactcaggtacagaggaataaTTCATTATGCTCTTAACCATGTCCATTAGAGTATGATTTCGCCTTTCAACAACACCATTCTGctatggcacacctggtaatatatattgagcacaaataccccgttgttctaggaatctagcaaaagggccaatattctgaccagatccatcatatctgccagaAAATTCATCACCTCTGTTAAatttgacaattttaacttttctatctaattgtctctcaacctcatttatgtacacttcaagagtatcaacagcatgagactttttatgtattagataaacatagtcatttctagacagatcatctataaatgtgatgaaatatttttctccactaaaataaaGAATATGGAGTGGttcgcagatatcagtatgaataatctcaatgagttctttacttcttatggtatttttctttatatgtttagtttgctttatcttaatgcaatctatacaaacatcaaaatcagtgaagtctaaatgttccaaaatattatccttcattctttccttggagatatgccccaatcgtttatgccacaatatagaagatcttttattattaaaactatgtttcaatccaGCACTTGATTGCAAGGTCATTAATGTCttcgcaaactcaagatccaaattaattctgtacaaaccatcacatagaatttcataaccaacttttattgaatcataaaatatactgagtttgtcactaccaaaagaaagacaatatcctaactcatcaattctataaAGAGAAACCAAATTTTTAGAAATTGTAAGGACATaatatgtgtcaacaagatccatcaagtgaaccgtctctaagcgtagacgataaattcccattgatatcactttcgctttaagatgatttcccataatgatgaatctttcattgtCTTTTGGTTTtcgaattgaaagaaatccctgcatgttatttgtaacatgagttaaaGTACCAGAATCAatctaccaagtgttagaaggaacttttgtaatgtttgattcgaaatatacaaaggtcgagttaatacctttcttttggaaCCAAGTCTtacgtttaatgcaatccttcttcacatgtcctttcttgccacaaaagaagcggTTTACAATAAAGGCCTTCTTTTCATTAGTCCGTTTAATATTTCCAGACCCAATaagtttctttgattgataatgcttcaattttcttttcttattaccagctccttgagtagtagccataatattatatgaactttcctgtcttaatctcaattcttcctgaacacacatgctagtcaacttattcaagtcccacttatccttatttgtattatagtgaatcttgaatgggccaaattgAGAATGAAGATAATTGAGAATAAATTATatgaggaaagactcatcaacattcttgcctaatgttttaagttttgtagctttgtcagccatattgaggatgtgatcctgaattcaTCGAGTACCATCATATTGAGAATGAAGATAATTGAGAATAAATTATatgaggaaagactcatcaacattcttgcctaatgttttaagttttgtagctttgtcagccatattgaggatgtgatcctgaattcatcgagtaccatcatactgagccatagtcagttctttcattaatgtgccagccaatgacttatcaacagatttaaatctatcttcaataacttttaaatattcctttgcgttagttgcaatcggtaatgaagtctttatgttatttgcaattgtaattcttatgaatattaaactaagcctatcatatctttcccaagtcttcatttcattaacttattctacagtactttcatcagtcaaatcTGTAGGCTTTTCAAtaagtaatgctaaatcaagatctaatacacccagtgtgaattgcacatgctctaaccattctgaataatttgatctagaTAGTACAGGGACACTAGATGCATAAGAATGTATATGCGGAAATACCACTGCAAAAAATATagaacaacattaatgctttgagtttatcaaaaattgatgaactattgatatcatctatattacacctttgggtgaaatattgacatatctagtattcactcaagaatatttatggaggactgataccatcattatggaatagtgttgttacctttgggtatataacCCTAAATTGCAAGGATATCCAAAAACagcatcatcctaccccatcacataattatttgaattagattcttctttgggattatctaaatcttctaattatatgtgtcattatgaatattatttccttaatattatttaggactaattccttaatattattttataagtcattagtctaagtcactttggtggctacaagattaatacaataatataaaataaaatataaaatatcctataaatgataaaacttttattgtaattcatatcacaaaagtctatcattctaggccactttggcagctacttgtcagataaaacttagggagatgaattacaaataatattcatcaatttctttaatttttgttaagcaattcaataataaaataaccataataattattgaatattaatgctaagcagtttaataataaataacaataataattattgaatattaatgtaagtaatttaataataaataataataattattattaaacattaatgctaagtaatttaataataaataataataataattattaaacattaatgttaagtagttcaataataaataataataattattattaaacattaatgctaaataattcaataataaataacaataataattattaaatattaatcaataagaaaactcatatgataatcatgataacatataaatcatgccttcatgtgaaaggtaaatattatttcataatttcatatatatatatatatatatatatatatgtgaataagtaaataaaattctaaaaataataattagattttttaattttatttactatatatataatcaataattcatataaatcatgcattcatgtgaaaggtatatattatttcataattatatatatatatatatatacatgtgaataagtaaataaaattctaaaaataataattagattttaattttatttaccacatgtataatcaataattcatatgagaaaactataaagtgaaccataatttatagtttttttataaaattaaatccaatcaaataatcaaaaatataatcatgattaaaattaatcataattataataaatcatatttattaattttataattgagaatataaactaaatttctcaattttgaaaAAATCGTAAATATTTGAAAGGATATAAATCGgaaatatgcgaatggcagaactgtaatttgatAGAAATTAGACGCGAGGGCAAAACCATAAATATATTGACAGCACATCAACTAAAATTATGAAATTTACAAAggacaaaactataattttataaaaccctagcctcgagggcaaAACCATAATTATGCAAAGAACCCTAGCGCGTGCGGCGCTGCCACTGGTGCCTGTGGCACAGTCGCCTGTGCGCGACTGTCGCCTCTGCGGGCTGTCGCTTATACACGGCTGCCGGCGGCAGTTCTAGCCTGCACACGGCCGTTGCCGCCACAACGCTATTGTCGCGGGGCTACCACTACTTGCGTGCTGTCGTTGCATGGGCGCGGCCTTCCCGCATGCACAGCCGCCGCTGGGGTTCTCTGCCTGCGTGCGGCCGctgcctgtgcgcggctgcctaTGGCATTTCCAGCCTACGTAGTCGACCATGgcatggacgggttctgtgatgcccgtGTACGGGACGAGTTCTGTGATGCGCATGCTATCCGGCGTAGTCGCAGATTCGCAGCGAGATCGATGGTGACCATTGCTGCTTAGCAATTCTTGGAAGATGAAAGTAATTTATGCATCGTAataaatttacagatctaatgcatttgATCTAAAAAatcgggctttgataccaaatataagcataaaatctataattatgtcATATCAAAAATACGAAAATAACTTTTATGCTAGGATCAGAATTaaatgcatagatctaattattacgatgcgtacctttcgaTGCCATCTGTTCAGAGATCCCATTTGATCTGCTAAGTACCGTCTTTGATccaagcaccgtctttaatctaAGATCGCTGCAagcgtctttaatccaagatcgctGTGGAATATGCAAGgagtagatcctttctcctctcttcctatcctttcataggACCGACTAAGATTGATGGATTTTGGGGGAGAGTATTTTTGGGGAGAGAGTTGATCACAGATGATCACTCCATCTTCAACACTAAGACCACAATGATACTGTACATGATGAGTCGGTAATTGATGTTGTAAATTGAGCAAACATGACGAGGACCAACTCCGATTGCAAACGAAGCCACCACCACCTATTTGCAATGGAAAAGAGCCCATAGACGAGGATTAACGGATTGGGGTGGCACGGGGCCGAGCCCACATCGTCTTACTGTTCGGTACCAACCCCCGCAAAAGATGACAAAGGGTCCCACCACGTCATGTTGCCGGATCTCAGAAAGTTTTTGGTTATCAGTTTGTCTAACCTCATAGCATTACGGCGAGTGCCATGCGGAAGAGTAGGGAGTATAATAGCGGCGTGGATGCGATTCCCTGATTCTATAATTTTAATTACTTGTTGCATTACATTATTATAGATTTTGATGGTCTAATATATCTAAAAAAAGTTAAAGCTAAGTTTTGGTTTTTATTAAAGAATCATGGCTTGAAAGAAAATGCGATAGAAATCAGATTGGGTTGTGTTTCGGGAAAAGTGGTGCTTATTTTTGTAATTATAAATTTTCGTAAGAGAATAGGGTTTATCTCGCTCGTGTCAATCATGCCGCGGAGGAAACAACACAAACCTGTTAGAAGCAAAACGGGCAATTGAGATTGTAGTGCGGGCCAAGCCCGCGTGGTGAGTGGAGGAAGATTGGTCTCGATCATTAGCGTGTGGAAAAGGGCCCAAATCCGAACGTCCTTTCAATGTATCTGATTCTGCGACTGCAGCATTCGCAGCCGCGCGTGTTTGCGTGACACCTTTTTGGCATCGTCAATTTTTTGACGTGCGAGCCAATCCACACGTGCGAGAGACTCAGACTCGTGTGCAACTTAAAACTGTATTGGCACCGTAGATGGCAATGGAGGCAGGGATGATGAAAAtagatatatatttcttttttgccTCTTTTATTGAGAATTATTCCGTCGTATTTGAAACTATGAACTCCCTCCGATGTGCTTAGGAATACTGACAGACACTGCAAGACTAATAAGTTCTCATTTTATTACcctttatattttatattgttaTTAGTTTCAGAATACGCCGTTTGGAAACCACAGGTTTTCCCAAGACGAAGCCTTTTACCGAACCCCCATTCCATCCTCCGAACATCCAATTGCTAATTGTTTATGAAGCAAAATTAAACTAAAACCCTCCATTCTCTATAAATAAACAGACgtgtctccctctctctctcgctccctctctctctctctctcctcgactCGCCTCCGCCCCTGTCATTCTCCCGTCTCCTCCACGAGGATACTAACTGAAACCCGGCCCTTCTCCCCCCTCCTCTTCTAGCGGGTGGGGGTCCGAAGCATCGAAGCTGGCCAGCGGGCACATGGACGGCGGTGGCAACTCGCTGCCCTCGGTCGCGGGGGCGGCCGCGACGAAGCGGAGGGTGTGCTACTTCTACGACTCGGAGGTGGGCAACTACTACTACGGGCAGGGTCACCCGATGAAGCCCCACCGGATCCGGATGACCCATGCCCTCCTCGAGCGCTACGGCCTCCTCGGGGGCATGCGGGTCCTCCGCCCCTCCCCTGCTGACGACCGCATCCTCCGTCGCTTCCACGCCGACGACTACGTCGCCTTCCTCCGCTCCGCCAACCCTGAGGCCCTGAGCGACCCCGGCGCCCTCCGCCGCTTCAACGTCTGCGACGACTGCCCGGTCTTCGACCGCCTGTACGAGTTCTGCCAGGTCTATGCTGGCGCCTCCGTAGGCGCCGCCAAGGAGCTCAACCGCGGCCACGCCGACATCGCCATCAACTGGTCCGGTGGCCTCCACCACGCCAAGCGCTGCGAGGCTTCCGGCTTCTGCTATGTTAACGATATCGTCCTCGCCATCCTCACTCTCCTCGAGCACCACGACGTGAGCCCCTGCTTCTCTCCTCGCTCTCGATCCATCCGTCGAGCACCTTTTCCTTTTCCTCACCTTCCTTTTTCTATTTACTGGTTTTCTTCTTACCTTTGAATGATCGCACCTTTTTGTGCTGCCTCAATCCAATATCTTCTCTATTTTCCTTTGAGCAAATAGATGTTGTCAACAAAATATGACCGTAACGATGGCTTCATCGACATACCGTCTACTAAGAACAATGACCCCCAAGGGACTTACTGCTTCTGGCTTGACTTGGTTTTTTTTCACATTCTCGTATCATGCAaagatttttcttcctttgatctTGGGATTAGATCGAGGTGATGTTGCTTTCCTTGTTTCAATCAGCAATCCTTTGAGAGGTTCCTCTGTTTTTGCATCTAGATTCAGTTCTGATATTTTTGACATTATTACCTTCCCTAAATCGCGCTATTGACTTGAGAAGATTTTCTTGAATTGCTTTGTTTGCTCTTGAGATTAGGGTTCTCGTACAACACAAGCGTTTGAAGAAATATATGCACTTATATTCTCGAATTGCTGCTTAGGAATTTTTGCCAGATTTAACTCGTACCAATCCTGGAGCTGCAATTGCACACGTTTGACCAAATGACAGACAAGTACATCGTGAAATCCTTCTGGCCTTTTAGACACCATAAGCAGCTTCCTCTTACATAAAATGTGTTTGTTAAATCCCCAGTCCTTTGTGAATGGTGCTGCTTACTTAGCAGTTACCAAGGAGTCTAACAAAATAATCAGTAACACAAAACCCAGTTCACCGTTAACATATATTTGGATCGATATGATCCAAGATGAGTTTATTCATCTTAAATAAATTAAATGTTTGTGAAATCCCAGCCCTTTTTGAGTAGTGCAGATTACATAACAGTTACCGAGGAAGGAGCCTCACAAAATAATCAGTAATCACAAAACCCAGTTCACCATTGTTATATATTTGGATCAATATGATCTGGGATGAGTTTATTGATGGTTTGATATGGTGCATTTGATTGACAAGCTGCAGTTGCTCATGTTCATTTCGAGTTCTATCTTAGTGTACTCCGTCTTCTTTTATTCCACTCTTCTTCAGTGACATGTTCATTTCTTATCTGGTTGCAGCGTGTTCTCTATGTAGACATTGATATTCACCATGGAGATGGGGTAGAGGAGGCCTTTTACACAACAGATAGAGTAATGACGGTCTCATTCCATAAATTTGGTGATTATTTTCCTGGGACTGGGGATATACGTGATATTGGATATGGTAAAGGAAAATATTATGCATTAAATGTCCCTTTGGATGATGGAATTGATGATGAAAGCTACCATTATCTTTTCAAACCTATCATGGCAAAGGTCATGGAAGTTTTCAGGCCTGATGCTGTGGTACTTCAGTGTGGTGCTGACTCCTTATCTGGAGACAGGTTGGGTTGTTTCAACCTTTCTGTCAGAGGCCATGGAGAGTGTGTAAGATATATGAGATCTTTTAATGTGCCACTGATGCTGCTTGGTGGTGGTGGGTATACAATACGTAATGTTGCTCGCTGCTGGTGCTACGAGGTATAAAGGATGTATCTTGTGCCGTTTAACTACTTAGTTTCcttgcatattcatcaatcatagcTTTTACCAGGTGCCTTGTGCAGCCTTCCGTCACAGACTTTTATAATTCTGATAGCTATCTTCCATGTGTCCCTAAAGTGGATCGGTTTGTTGTTTGCATCTGAAGCAGTCATGTTTTAAATTTCTTGTCATGGTATGCTTGTTGCTGAGAATGTCGATGTTTTAGTTAATTCTGTCATTAGTTTCATGTCATGCTTGACATTTGATGAATACTTCTTCTTTTGGATATTGTTACGTTTTCTAATTTAATGAGCATAACCTTCACTCATTGTGCCGTTGCCTGTCTGCATCGCCCTTGTTAAAACTATTTAGAAAGGTCTGGTTAGCTAATGTTTAACCTCTTTTACTTTTGAAagtgttaaaaaaaaattctgtGAATGTAACATGCAGTGTCTTCCCAACTCAATAAATTCTTCTGACTAATTTCTAATCACATTTAGTTTTTCAACTTTGGAGCAGACAGGAGTTGCCCTTGGTGTTGAAGTGGAGGATAAGGTGCCTGATCATGAATACATTGGGTATTTCGCCCCAGACTATAATATCCATGTTGCAACAAGTAACATGGAAAACAAGAATTCACGCAAGTCGTTGGATGACATAAAGGTAAAACTACTAGAATATCTTTCAAAGCTCCAACATGTTCCAGGTGTTCAGTTTCAGGAACGACCGACTGATATGGATCTCGAGGAGGTACTGTTCTTCTCCCAATGTTTCCAGCTTGCGGTATGATTGGGCTCAAAAAATAATTACATTTTCTTGGAATAACCAAGACCTATTGACTGTTGATTTGATGTGATCGATTTTCACTAGTCTTGTGTTCTGTAGTATCTCATCATTCTTTATTCTGAATGGATCAAAGTGAAATATTAATTGAAATATTGGAACTCTCAACTTTCTTTGACCATTATGATATGATTCCCACGTATTTCATGCCAACCAAGTAATTCGCTATGCCACGATTAAACTTGATTTTGCTATTGTAGACTTATTGTTATGTTGTCAGTTTTCCTGTTTCTATGAATAAATCTGCAAGCATAAATTGATTGATGTATTGATGTATATTTTTGTATGCCATTGAGATCTTTATATCAAGGTTTCATCCATTTGAGAATCAGGAAATGCAAAATTTCTGACGCATTATTGTGGTTTGTCAACAACATCGTATAAAGCAGTCTCATGTTAGTACTAATTCAATCTAAAATTTAGGATCAGTTATTATGATGATGGTGTCAACCACAGACTAGTGGCTATCTCTAATTTTGGCAACTTTTTGCTGGCTTCCTTTGATGGTCCAGAAGTCACTATTAACTCATAAAAAGTTACAAAATTAAACTTCGAATTTGTTTCCTTTACTGGATGTTCACCAAAACTGATGTTTAATTTGTATGTTACAATACTTTATGATAATCCTTCTGTCAAATTTTTGATCTTTAAGAAGCAACTTTTTGCCTATGTTGGAACTCGGAACTAGTCTTGTAGAACACTTGGGAGCATGTGCCATTAATTTAAAAGTTACAAGGATATTTTGGCTTATTATAGCTATCACAGAGCTTGTTTAACATAGTAGTGCGGACTACCACATGTTAGATCTTCAACAAATCAGGATTGGTATGGTCTTTGAAAAgtagctttcatttttttttttgggattttttttaaaaattgtttGAGTGATGTATGACTGAATCATGCATCTGAGGGCTCTCCGCAAGCAACAAGACATACATGCAACTTTTTTGTTTGTAGCGTTGAACGGTATAACTAGATGATGCGCCACTGAAATTACATCTGAAGTTTAGTTTCTGAGCAATAAAATGTTTTTTTATTCATTTGCATTCTTAATCCTTTTTCCT of Musa acuminata AAA Group cultivar baxijiao chromosome BXJ2-3, Cavendish_Baxijiao_AAA, whole genome shotgun sequence contains these proteins:
- the LOC135583180 gene encoding histone deacetylase 1-like isoform X2; this translates as MDGGGNSLPSVAGAAATKRRVCYFYDSEVGNYYYGQGHPMKPHRIRMTHALLERYGLLGGMRVLRPSPADDRILRRFHADDYVAFLRSANPEALSDPGALRRFNVCDDCPVFDRLYEFCQVYAGASVGAAKELNRGHADIAINWSGGLHHAKRCEASGFCYVNDIVLAILTLLEHHDRVLYVDIDIHHGDGVEEAFYTTDRVMTVSFHKFGDYFPGTGDIRDIGYGKGKYYALNVPLDDGIDDESYHYLFKPIMAKVMEVFRPDAVVLQCGADSLSGDRLGCFNLSVRGHGECVRYMRSFNVPLMLLGGGGYTIRNVARCWCYETGVALGVEVEDKVPDHEYIGYFAPDYNIHVATSNMENKNSRKSLDDIKVKLLEYLSKLQHVPGVQFQERPTDMDLEEENEDQEDTNEKNDHNSDRDERPES
- the LOC135583180 gene encoding histone deacetylase 1-like isoform X1; the protein is MDGGGNSLPSVAGAAATKRRVCYFYDSEVGNYYYGQGHPMKPHRIRMTHALLERYGLLGGMRVLRPSPADDRILRRFHADDYVAFLRSANPEALSDPGALRRFNVCDDCPVFDRLYEFCQVYAGASVGAAKELNRGHADIAINWSGGLHHAKRCEASGFCYVNDIVLAILTLLEHHDRVLYVDIDIHHGDGVEEAFYTTDRVMTVSFHKFGDYFPGTGDIRDIGYGKGKYYALNVPLDDGIDDESYHYLFKPIMAKVMEVFRPDAVVLQCGADSLSGDRLGCFNLSVRGHGECVRYMRSFNVPLMLLGGGGYTIRNVARCWCYETGVALGVEVEDKVPDHEYIGYFAPDYNIHVATSNMENKNSRKSLDDIKVKLLEYLSKLQHVPGVQFQERPTDMDLEEVLFFSQCFQLAENEDQEDTNEKNDHNSDRDERPES